One region of Corvus moneduloides isolate bCorMon1 chromosome 1, bCorMon1.pri, whole genome shotgun sequence genomic DNA includes:
- the INHBA gene encoding inhibin beta A chain: MPLLWKRGFLLVLCWIIVRSSPTPGSEGHSSVTDCPSCALATLSKDVPSSQPEMVEAVKKHILNMLHLRDRPNITQPVPKAALLNAIKKLHVGKVGEDGYVEIEDDVGRRAEMNEVVEQTSEIITFAESGTAKKMLHFEISKEGSELSVVEHAEVWLFLKVSKANRSRTKVTIRLFQQQRQPKGNSEGAEDMEDGGLKGEKSEILISEKAVDTRKSTWHIFPVSSSVQRLLDQGKSSLDVRIACDLCQETGANLVLLGKKKKKEDDGEGKEKEAGEFTGEEEKEQSHRPFLMMLARHSEDRQHRRRRRGLECDGKVNICCKKQFFVSFKDIGWSDWIIAPTGYHANYCEGECPSHIAGTSGSSLSFHSTVINHYRMRGHSPFANLKSCCVPTKLRPMSMLYYDDGQNIIKKDIQNMIVEECGCS; the protein is encoded by the exons ATGCCTTTGCTTTGGAAGAGAGGATTTCTGTTGGTGCTTTGCTGGATTATAGTGAGGAGTTCCCCAACCCCAGGATCCGAGGGGCACAGTTCAGTCACTGACTGTCCATCATGTGCCCTCGCCACGCTCTCAAAGGATGTGCCCAGCTCACAGCCTGAGATGGTGGAAGCAGTAAAGAAGCACATACTGAACATGTTGCACTTGAGGGACAGACCTAATATCACCCAGCCAGTGCCCAAGGCAGCACTTTTAAATGCCATCAAAAAACTCCACGTGGGAAAGGTGGGAGAGGATGGTTATGTGGAAATAGAGGATGATGTTGGAAGAAGAGCTGAAATGAATGAAGTTGTGGAGCAAACCTCAGAAATCATCACTTTTGCAGAATCAG GCACAGCCAAGAAAATGTTGCACTTTGAGATTTCCAAGGAAGGCAGTGAATTATCGGTAGTGGAGCATGCTGAAGTGTGGCTCTTCCTGAAGGTCTCCAAAGCCAACCGGAGCAGGACAAAAGTCACCATCCGCCTGTTTCAACAGCAGCGGCAGCCAAAAGGCAATTCCGAAGGAGCAGAAGATATGGAGGATGGGGGACTGAAAGGTGAAAAGAGTGAGATTTTGATTTCAGAGAAGGCAGTGGACACCCGTAAGAGCACTTGGCACATCTTCCCTGTCTCCAGCAGTGTCCAGAGACTCCTGGACCAAGGCAAGAGCTCTTTGGATGTGCGGATTGCCTGTGACCTGTGTCAAGAGACTGGAGCCAACCTGGTGCTACTgggcaagaagaagaaaaaggaagatgatggggaagggaaagaaaaggaagctggagaattcacaggagaagaggagaaggagcaatCACATCGGCCCTTCTTGATGATGCTTGCCCGGCACTCAGAGGACCGCCAGCACAGGAGGCGGAGACGAGGCCTGGAGTGTGATGGCAAAGTCAACATCTGCTGCAAGAAGCAGTTCTTTGTCAGCTTCAAGGACATAGGGTGGAGTGACTGGATCATTGCTCCTACAGGTTATCATGCCAACTACTGCGAAGGAGAGTGTCCCAGCCACATAGCAGGCACATCTGGTTCATCATTATCTTTCCACTCCACCGTCATCAACCACTACCGCATGCGGGGCCATAGCCCCTTTGCCAACCTCAAATCATGTTGTGTGCCCACCAAGCTCCGGCCTATGTCCATGCTCTACTACGATGATGGCCAGAACATCATTAAAAAAGACATACAGAATATGATTGTGGAGGAGTGTGGCTGTTCGTAG